One window from the genome of Rhodopirellula halodulae encodes:
- a CDS encoding pentapeptide repeat-containing protein — protein sequence MAAAPRQLLSNAHLIDAHLSDAELNKADLNDVDRERCG from the coding sequence TTGGCCGCGGCCCCGAGGCAACTGCTCAGCAACGCTCATCTCATAGACGCTCATCTCAGCGACGCTGAACTTAACAAAGCTGACTTGAACGACGTTGATAGAGAACGCTGCGGATGA
- a CDS encoding AAA family ATPase, with protein MSSPSDDAILRSIRLYREALRQTQTLFVESGEIAEGSYGWLAGDDATDTRNMPGQMDDLHEGFVMKVFATMIPSSDARSLEQRQLGRVLLEHVWGETVQGSKLHEAIDWLITTAQGFSWYEVTRPFLELPSLRDRWGEVITAATRMANLIAMVDGDDSNLERQRMNSMLDAMEAAKQSAPETGAGASSINHSAADSPTESNHSSTVDHQADLDNAREAISWLRNEAKRLREGTGHEAAAKPTPTTTGGGGSRKPDASPKQETNDKEDQRSPEERLAEARAKLDRLIGLDAIKNQIQTLANFLAMERHRQEAGLPTTQPSLHMAFVGNPGTGKTTVARIIAEIYGGLGVLDKGHLVETDRSGLVAEYAGQTGPKTNAKIDEALDGVLFIDEAYTLIDESGQDQYGREAIQTLLKRMEDQRDRLVVILAGYPKEMTKMIRSNPGLSSRVGTTMHFDDYDPEALCRIFELIAGKAQYVLPTESRRRLLRGFTHLYFNRDRHFGNGRTSRNSFERSVRRLANRIAGSKEITHELLTTLQPADIEIPDISDADLDAMTEPAGMIRVTCPHCDKPQVIEDTKMGTTTPCEECGDSMEIQWGSPVIDLQKPAEDNGVDATHQPPA; from the coding sequence TCGCCGAGGGCAGCTACGGTTGGCTGGCGGGCGATGACGCAACCGACACCCGCAACATGCCGGGACAAATGGACGACCTGCACGAAGGCTTTGTGATGAAAGTCTTCGCGACCATGATCCCGTCCAGCGATGCGAGATCTCTCGAACAACGCCAGCTCGGTCGCGTGCTGCTGGAACACGTTTGGGGCGAAACGGTTCAAGGCAGCAAACTGCACGAGGCGATCGACTGGTTGATTACCACCGCGCAAGGTTTCTCTTGGTACGAGGTGACTCGTCCGTTTTTGGAACTGCCTTCGCTGCGAGATCGCTGGGGCGAAGTCATCACCGCCGCCACTCGGATGGCCAACCTGATTGCCATGGTCGACGGCGACGACAGCAACCTGGAACGCCAACGCATGAATTCCATGTTGGACGCGATGGAAGCTGCCAAACAATCCGCGCCAGAAACCGGAGCAGGCGCTTCGTCCATCAACCATTCAGCGGCCGACAGCCCAACCGAATCAAACCACTCGTCGACCGTCGACCATCAAGCCGACCTGGACAACGCCCGTGAAGCGATCTCTTGGCTGCGTAACGAAGCCAAACGCTTGCGAGAAGGCACCGGGCACGAGGCCGCCGCCAAACCCACTCCCACAACCACCGGTGGAGGCGGCTCCCGGAAACCTGACGCATCACCTAAGCAAGAAACAAATGACAAAGAGGATCAACGCTCTCCCGAAGAACGCTTGGCGGAAGCACGTGCCAAACTGGATCGGCTGATTGGATTGGATGCGATCAAGAACCAAATTCAAACGCTGGCGAACTTTTTGGCGATGGAACGACATCGTCAGGAAGCCGGACTTCCCACGACCCAGCCCAGTTTGCACATGGCCTTTGTGGGCAACCCCGGCACGGGCAAAACCACCGTGGCTCGCATCATCGCCGAAATCTACGGTGGCTTGGGAGTGCTCGACAAAGGCCACTTGGTCGAAACAGATCGAAGCGGCTTGGTCGCGGAGTACGCGGGTCAAACCGGCCCGAAAACCAACGCGAAAATTGATGAGGCACTGGATGGTGTGCTCTTCATCGACGAGGCCTACACGTTGATCGACGAAAGCGGACAAGACCAATACGGTCGCGAAGCGATCCAAACCCTGCTCAAACGCATGGAAGACCAACGTGATCGTCTGGTCGTGATCCTCGCCGGTTATCCGAAAGAGATGACGAAGATGATCCGTAGCAATCCCGGTTTGAGTTCTCGCGTCGGGACCACCATGCATTTCGACGATTACGATCCGGAAGCGTTGTGCCGAATCTTCGAGCTGATTGCGGGCAAAGCCCAATACGTCCTGCCAACGGAAAGCCGACGTCGACTGCTTCGAGGCTTCACTCACCTGTATTTCAACCGAGACCGCCACTTTGGAAACGGTCGCACGTCCCGAAACTCATTCGAACGCAGCGTCCGCCGATTGGCCAATCGTATCGCTGGATCCAAAGAGATCACTCACGAATTGCTGACGACACTGCAACCCGCTGACATCGAAATCCCAGACATCAGCGACGCGGATTTGGATGCGATGACGGAACCCGCAGGCATGATCCGTGTCACCTGCCCTCACTGCGACAAGCCACAGGTCATCGAAGACACGAAAATGGGAACCACCACACCCTGCGAAGAGTGCGGTGATTCCATGGAGATTCAATGGGGCAGCCCCGTCATCGACCTACAGAAGCCGGCCGAAGACAACGGCGTCGATGCGACGCACCAACCTCCCGCGTAA